In Salvelinus alpinus chromosome 20, SLU_Salpinus.1, whole genome shotgun sequence, a genomic segment contains:
- the LOC139547154 gene encoding centrosomal protein of 97 kDa-like isoform X3, translating to MKLDHLERSRGLQQLSVAGNRLVRMMGVCRLTELRVLNLPNNSIGYIEGLRDLPHLEWLNLSGNNIKVIEQLNSCVALQHLDVSDNNISNIGDLTKLLALKTLLLHGNSITTLRTVPTHLPAHLSILSLAENEIRDLNEVSYLAPLHDLEQLSIMSNPCIMATPSLPGYDYRPYIMSWCLNLKILDGYLVSQKEGLKAEWLYSQGKGRSYRPGQHVQLVQYLATVCPLTSTSTLETAEDAKLEKILSKQRFHQRQLQQQTQGGSPSPPRPTQLDVETHSPCHVPPLGGAREADRATTPVTASPARQTEPAILQINTWLGCEASPAGAPPLRGPRGMEDRLYLEDVQSQTDEDKLTGSLLSSESTFLPVTSDPARSDSEDETETFEPDSLAPEHPIRPKKTFPEKTQHAPLEREMEMEENRVKEVTGERVSADSPLTCTLTSTASPPVTAGDQSQTNDSAPLQGAYSNCVAAEVRVGSKQEEEAVLRCDRLGRCEADRAAVRIQAWWRGMWARRSHPLAKEVRCEIRLRRMQEHIIFLSGELERVRKHHEEERLQRLVQEEAVNFLWGQLQYMQQWQRTVEAQLASVAQAGSSPAPALTPGLCGPPALRLPLPVAFSTADAACTDLSFPDSGFQFTGEQQARQEDTFLSCGTGDSMETVRALALGGSLAPGGGGDSQDCSLLEQYLSSVQQREAEEGGASDRTGTPQPPSPLSPAEMEQPDSNAQSEDTEQQHTLGGPI from the exons ATGAAACTGGACCATCTGGAGAGGAGCCGAGGCCTCCAACAG CTATCAGTTGCTGGTAACCGCCTGGTGCGGATGATGGGTGTGTGTCGTCTAACCGAGCTGAGAGTTCTGAACCTGCCCAATAACAGTATTGGTTATATTGAAGGGCTGAGAGACCTGCCACACCTGGAGTGGCTCAACCTGTCAGGCAACAACATCAAG GTCATTGAGCAGCTCAACAGCTGTGTGGCTCTCCAACACTTGGACGTGTCTGACAACAACATCTCCAACATTGGAGATCTTACCAAGCTGTTAGCCTTAAAG ACCCTTCTCCTTCATGGTAACAGCATTACGACGCTACGGACTGTCCCCACTCATTTGCCCGCCCATCTGTCCATCCTCTCCCTGGCAGAGAATGAGATCAGAGACCTCAACGAG gtctcctacctggcacCCCTCCATGACCTGGAACAGCTCTCCATTATGAGTAACCCCTGCATCATGGCAACCCCCTCGTTGCCTGGATACGACTACCGGCCGTACATCATGAGCTGGTGCCTGAACCTGAAGATCCTGGACGGATACTTGGTGTCACAGAAAGAAGG GTTGAAGGCGGAGTGGCTGTACAGCCAGGGCAAAGGTCGCTCGTACCGGCCAGGCCAGCACGTGCAACTGGTCCAGTACCTTGCCACCGTGTGCCCTTTGACCTCCACGTCAACCCTGGAGACGGCAGAGGATGCCAAGCTGGAGAAGATCCTCAGCAAGCAGAG GTTCCACCAGAGGCAACTCCAGCAGCAGACCCAAGGGGGTTCCCCCAGCCCTCCCCGCCCCACCCAGCTGGATGTGGAGACTCACAGCCCCTGTCATGTGCCCCCACTAGGGGGAgccagagaggcagacagagccACAACGCCTGTGACTGCCtcaccagccagacagacag agccAGCGATCCTGCAGATAAACACCTGGCTGGGCTGCGAAGCCTCCCCGGCGGGCGCACCACCTCTCCGTGGCCCCAGGGGTATGGAGGACCGTCTCTACCTGGAGGACGTTCAGAGCCAGACAGACGAAGATAAACTCACCGGCAGTCTGCTCTCCTCTGAGTCCACCTTTCTACCTGTCACCTCTGACCCCGCCCGCTCTGACAGCGAGGACGAAACTGAGACATTTGAGCCTGACTCACTGGCGCCTGAACACCCCATCCGTCCCAAAAAGACCTTTCCTGAAAAGACCCAACACGCACCCTTGgaaagggagatggagatggaggagaaTAGAGTGAAGGAGGTAACGGGAGAAAGGGTGTCAGCTGACAGCCCACTCACCTGTACCTTAACCTCAACCGCCAGTCCACCTGTTACGGCAGGTGACCAATCACAGACCAATGACAGCGCTCCGCTCCAGGGAGCATACTCAAACTGCGTTGCTGCAGAGGTGAGGGTGGGATCTAAGCAGGAAGAGGAAGCGGTGTTGAGATGTGATAGGCTGGGCCGCTGTGAGGCGGACAGGGCAGCCGTCAGGATCCAGGCATGGTGGAGAGGAATGTGGGCTCGGCGTAGCCACCCTCTGGCCAAAGAGGTCCGGTGTGAGATCCGCCTGCGCAGGATGCAGGAGCACATAATCTTCCTGTCTGGAGAGTTGGAGAG gGTGCGCAAGCACCACGAAGAGGAGAGGTTACAGAGACTGGTACAGGAGGAGGCTGTGAACTTTCTATGGGGTCAG CTTCAGTACATGCAGCAGTGGCAGCGTACTGTGGAGGCGCAGCTGGCCAGTGTGGCTCAGGCTGGGTCATCTCCTGCGCCAGCTCTGACACCCGGGCTCTGTGGCCCTCCAGCTCTTCGGCTCCCCCTGCCTGTGGCCTTCAGCACTGCAGACGCGGCCTGCACAGACCTCTCCTTCCCGGACTCGGGCTTCCAGTTCACAGGTGAACAGCAGGCGCGGCAGGAAGACACCTTCCTGAGCTGTGGGACGGGCGACTCTATGGAGACTGTGCGGGCGCTGGCCTTGGGGGGGTCCCTGGCTCCTGGTGGTGGGGGGGACAGTCAGGACTGCAGTCTGCTGGAGCAGTACCTTTCCTCTGTGCAACAGAGAGAGGCGGAGGAGGGGGGTGCCAGCGACAGAACAGGCACACCACagcccccctcacccctctcaccGGCCGAAATGGAACAGCCTGACTCCAACGCCCAGAGTGAAGACACAGAGCAGCAACACACACTGGGAGGTCCAATCTGA
- the LOC139547155 gene encoding large ribosomal subunit protein eL24: MKVELCSFSGYKIYPGHGVRYARIDGKVFQFLNAKCESAFLAKRNPRQINWTVLYRRKHKKGQSEEVTKKRTRRAVKFQRAITGASLAEIMAKRNQKPEVRKAQREQAIRAAKEAKKAKQTTKKPSAAGAKAPAKAAPKPKVAKQMKVNAPRVGGKR, from the exons ATGAA GGTCGAGCTGTGCAGTTTCAGCGGGTATAAAATATACCCCGGCCATGGCGTCCGATACGCCAGGATAGACGGAAAG gttttccagttCCTGAATGCTAAGTGTGAGTCTGCCTTCCTGGCTAAGAGGAACCCCAGACAGATCAACTGGACTGTGCTGTACAGGCGCAAACACAAGAAGGGCCAATCT GAAGAGGTGACGAAGAAGCGCACACGTCGTGCTGTGAAGTTCCAGAGGGCCATCACCGGCGCCTCCCTGGCTGAGATCATGGCCAAGAGGAACCAGAAGCCTGAGGTCCGCAAGGCCCAGCGTGAGCAGGCCATCAG AGCTGCCAAGGAGGCCAAGAAGGCAAAGCAGACAACCAAGAAGCCATCTGCCGCTGGTGCTAAG GCCCCTGCCAAGGCTGCACCCAAACCCAAGGTGGCAAAGCAAATGAAGGTCAATGCACCTCGTGTTGGAGGAAAACGCTAA
- the LOC139547154 gene encoding centrosomal protein of 97 kDa-like isoform X2: MGVSDLTFDTTGPVRDLSLQGLQKLEPSFTCSDETHTLILDRNHIMKLDHLERSRGLQQLSVAGNRLVRMMGVCRLTELRVLNLPNNSIGYIEGLRDLPHLEWLNLSGNNIKVIEQLNSCVALQHLDVSDNNISNIGDLTKLLALKTLLLHGNSITTLRTVPTHLPAHLSILSLAENEIRDLNEVSYLAPLHDLEQLSIMSNPCIMATPSLPGYDYRPYIMSWCLNLKILDGYLVSQKEGLKAEWLYSQGKGRSYRPGQHVQLVQYLATVCPLTSTSTLETAEDAKLEKILSKQRFHQRQLQQQTQGGSPSPPRPTQLDVETHSPCHVPPLGGAREADRATTPVTASPARQTEPAILQINTWLGCEASPAGAPPLRGPRGMEDRLYLEDVQSQTDEDKLTGSLLSSESTFLPVTSDPARSDSEDETETFEPDSLAPEHPIRPKKTFPEKTQHAPLEREMEMEENRVKEVTGERVSADSPLTCTLTSTASPPVTAGDQSQTNDSAPLQGAYSNCVAAEVRVGSKQEEEAVLRCDRLGRCEADRAAVRIQAWWRGMWARRSHPLAKEVRCEIRLRRMQEHIIFLSGELERVRKHHEEERLQRLVQEEAVNFLWGQLQYMQQWQRTVEAQLASVAQAGSSPAPALTPGLCGPPALRLPLPVAFSTADAACTDLSFPDSGFQFTGEQQARQEDTFLSCGTGDSMETVRALALGGSLAPGGGGDSQDCSLLEQYLSSVQQREAEEGGASDRTGTPQPPSPLSPAEMEQPDSNAQSEDTEQQHTLGGPI; encoded by the exons ATGGGAGTATCAGATTTGACTTTTGACACAACTG GTCCAGTGCGGGACCTGTCATTGCAGGGTCTGCAGAAACTGGAGCCCAGTTTCACCTGctctgatgaaacacacacactcattctggACCGGAACCACATCATGAAACTGGACCATCTGGAGAGGAGCCGAGGCCTCCAACAG CTATCAGTTGCTGGTAACCGCCTGGTGCGGATGATGGGTGTGTGTCGTCTAACCGAGCTGAGAGTTCTGAACCTGCCCAATAACAGTATTGGTTATATTGAAGGGCTGAGAGACCTGCCACACCTGGAGTGGCTCAACCTGTCAGGCAACAACATCAAG GTCATTGAGCAGCTCAACAGCTGTGTGGCTCTCCAACACTTGGACGTGTCTGACAACAACATCTCCAACATTGGAGATCTTACCAAGCTGTTAGCCTTAAAG ACCCTTCTCCTTCATGGTAACAGCATTACGACGCTACGGACTGTCCCCACTCATTTGCCCGCCCATCTGTCCATCCTCTCCCTGGCAGAGAATGAGATCAGAGACCTCAACGAG gtctcctacctggcacCCCTCCATGACCTGGAACAGCTCTCCATTATGAGTAACCCCTGCATCATGGCAACCCCCTCGTTGCCTGGATACGACTACCGGCCGTACATCATGAGCTGGTGCCTGAACCTGAAGATCCTGGACGGATACTTGGTGTCACAGAAAGAAGG GTTGAAGGCGGAGTGGCTGTACAGCCAGGGCAAAGGTCGCTCGTACCGGCCAGGCCAGCACGTGCAACTGGTCCAGTACCTTGCCACCGTGTGCCCTTTGACCTCCACGTCAACCCTGGAGACGGCAGAGGATGCCAAGCTGGAGAAGATCCTCAGCAAGCAGAG GTTCCACCAGAGGCAACTCCAGCAGCAGACCCAAGGGGGTTCCCCCAGCCCTCCCCGCCCCACCCAGCTGGATGTGGAGACTCACAGCCCCTGTCATGTGCCCCCACTAGGGGGAgccagagaggcagacagagccACAACGCCTGTGACTGCCtcaccagccagacagacag agccAGCGATCCTGCAGATAAACACCTGGCTGGGCTGCGAAGCCTCCCCGGCGGGCGCACCACCTCTCCGTGGCCCCAGGGGTATGGAGGACCGTCTCTACCTGGAGGACGTTCAGAGCCAGACAGACGAAGATAAACTCACCGGCAGTCTGCTCTCCTCTGAGTCCACCTTTCTACCTGTCACCTCTGACCCCGCCCGCTCTGACAGCGAGGACGAAACTGAGACATTTGAGCCTGACTCACTGGCGCCTGAACACCCCATCCGTCCCAAAAAGACCTTTCCTGAAAAGACCCAACACGCACCCTTGgaaagggagatggagatggaggagaaTAGAGTGAAGGAGGTAACGGGAGAAAGGGTGTCAGCTGACAGCCCACTCACCTGTACCTTAACCTCAACCGCCAGTCCACCTGTTACGGCAGGTGACCAATCACAGACCAATGACAGCGCTCCGCTCCAGGGAGCATACTCAAACTGCGTTGCTGCAGAGGTGAGGGTGGGATCTAAGCAGGAAGAGGAAGCGGTGTTGAGATGTGATAGGCTGGGCCGCTGTGAGGCGGACAGGGCAGCCGTCAGGATCCAGGCATGGTGGAGAGGAATGTGGGCTCGGCGTAGCCACCCTCTGGCCAAAGAGGTCCGGTGTGAGATCCGCCTGCGCAGGATGCAGGAGCACATAATCTTCCTGTCTGGAGAGTTGGAGAG gGTGCGCAAGCACCACGAAGAGGAGAGGTTACAGAGACTGGTACAGGAGGAGGCTGTGAACTTTCTATGGGGTCAG CTTCAGTACATGCAGCAGTGGCAGCGTACTGTGGAGGCGCAGCTGGCCAGTGTGGCTCAGGCTGGGTCATCTCCTGCGCCAGCTCTGACACCCGGGCTCTGTGGCCCTCCAGCTCTTCGGCTCCCCCTGCCTGTGGCCTTCAGCACTGCAGACGCGGCCTGCACAGACCTCTCCTTCCCGGACTCGGGCTTCCAGTTCACAGGTGAACAGCAGGCGCGGCAGGAAGACACCTTCCTGAGCTGTGGGACGGGCGACTCTATGGAGACTGTGCGGGCGCTGGCCTTGGGGGGGTCCCTGGCTCCTGGTGGTGGGGGGGACAGTCAGGACTGCAGTCTGCTGGAGCAGTACCTTTCCTCTGTGCAACAGAGAGAGGCGGAGGAGGGGGGTGCCAGCGACAGAACAGGCACACCACagcccccctcacccctctcaccGGCCGAAATGGAACAGCCTGACTCCAACGCCCAGAGTGAAGACACAGAGCAGCAACACACACTGGGAGGTCCAATCTGA
- the LOC139547154 gene encoding centrosomal protein of 97 kDa-like isoform X1: MAMIERQAKGPDQQIEQNEGPVRDLSLQGLQKLEPSFTCSDETHTLILDRNHIMKLDHLERSRGLQQLSVAGNRLVRMMGVCRLTELRVLNLPNNSIGYIEGLRDLPHLEWLNLSGNNIKVIEQLNSCVALQHLDVSDNNISNIGDLTKLLALKTLLLHGNSITTLRTVPTHLPAHLSILSLAENEIRDLNEVSYLAPLHDLEQLSIMSNPCIMATPSLPGYDYRPYIMSWCLNLKILDGYLVSQKEGLKAEWLYSQGKGRSYRPGQHVQLVQYLATVCPLTSTSTLETAEDAKLEKILSKQRFHQRQLQQQTQGGSPSPPRPTQLDVETHSPCHVPPLGGAREADRATTPVTASPARQTEPAILQINTWLGCEASPAGAPPLRGPRGMEDRLYLEDVQSQTDEDKLTGSLLSSESTFLPVTSDPARSDSEDETETFEPDSLAPEHPIRPKKTFPEKTQHAPLEREMEMEENRVKEVTGERVSADSPLTCTLTSTASPPVTAGDQSQTNDSAPLQGAYSNCVAAEVRVGSKQEEEAVLRCDRLGRCEADRAAVRIQAWWRGMWARRSHPLAKEVRCEIRLRRMQEHIIFLSGELERVRKHHEEERLQRLVQEEAVNFLWGQLQYMQQWQRTVEAQLASVAQAGSSPAPALTPGLCGPPALRLPLPVAFSTADAACTDLSFPDSGFQFTGEQQARQEDTFLSCGTGDSMETVRALALGGSLAPGGGGDSQDCSLLEQYLSSVQQREAEEGGASDRTGTPQPPSPLSPAEMEQPDSNAQSEDTEQQHTLGGPI; encoded by the exons ATGGCGATGATAGAAAGGCAAGCCAAAGGACCCGATCAACAAATTGAACAAAATGAAg GTCCAGTGCGGGACCTGTCATTGCAGGGTCTGCAGAAACTGGAGCCCAGTTTCACCTGctctgatgaaacacacacactcattctggACCGGAACCACATCATGAAACTGGACCATCTGGAGAGGAGCCGAGGCCTCCAACAG CTATCAGTTGCTGGTAACCGCCTGGTGCGGATGATGGGTGTGTGTCGTCTAACCGAGCTGAGAGTTCTGAACCTGCCCAATAACAGTATTGGTTATATTGAAGGGCTGAGAGACCTGCCACACCTGGAGTGGCTCAACCTGTCAGGCAACAACATCAAG GTCATTGAGCAGCTCAACAGCTGTGTGGCTCTCCAACACTTGGACGTGTCTGACAACAACATCTCCAACATTGGAGATCTTACCAAGCTGTTAGCCTTAAAG ACCCTTCTCCTTCATGGTAACAGCATTACGACGCTACGGACTGTCCCCACTCATTTGCCCGCCCATCTGTCCATCCTCTCCCTGGCAGAGAATGAGATCAGAGACCTCAACGAG gtctcctacctggcacCCCTCCATGACCTGGAACAGCTCTCCATTATGAGTAACCCCTGCATCATGGCAACCCCCTCGTTGCCTGGATACGACTACCGGCCGTACATCATGAGCTGGTGCCTGAACCTGAAGATCCTGGACGGATACTTGGTGTCACAGAAAGAAGG GTTGAAGGCGGAGTGGCTGTACAGCCAGGGCAAAGGTCGCTCGTACCGGCCAGGCCAGCACGTGCAACTGGTCCAGTACCTTGCCACCGTGTGCCCTTTGACCTCCACGTCAACCCTGGAGACGGCAGAGGATGCCAAGCTGGAGAAGATCCTCAGCAAGCAGAG GTTCCACCAGAGGCAACTCCAGCAGCAGACCCAAGGGGGTTCCCCCAGCCCTCCCCGCCCCACCCAGCTGGATGTGGAGACTCACAGCCCCTGTCATGTGCCCCCACTAGGGGGAgccagagaggcagacagagccACAACGCCTGTGACTGCCtcaccagccagacagacag agccAGCGATCCTGCAGATAAACACCTGGCTGGGCTGCGAAGCCTCCCCGGCGGGCGCACCACCTCTCCGTGGCCCCAGGGGTATGGAGGACCGTCTCTACCTGGAGGACGTTCAGAGCCAGACAGACGAAGATAAACTCACCGGCAGTCTGCTCTCCTCTGAGTCCACCTTTCTACCTGTCACCTCTGACCCCGCCCGCTCTGACAGCGAGGACGAAACTGAGACATTTGAGCCTGACTCACTGGCGCCTGAACACCCCATCCGTCCCAAAAAGACCTTTCCTGAAAAGACCCAACACGCACCCTTGgaaagggagatggagatggaggagaaTAGAGTGAAGGAGGTAACGGGAGAAAGGGTGTCAGCTGACAGCCCACTCACCTGTACCTTAACCTCAACCGCCAGTCCACCTGTTACGGCAGGTGACCAATCACAGACCAATGACAGCGCTCCGCTCCAGGGAGCATACTCAAACTGCGTTGCTGCAGAGGTGAGGGTGGGATCTAAGCAGGAAGAGGAAGCGGTGTTGAGATGTGATAGGCTGGGCCGCTGTGAGGCGGACAGGGCAGCCGTCAGGATCCAGGCATGGTGGAGAGGAATGTGGGCTCGGCGTAGCCACCCTCTGGCCAAAGAGGTCCGGTGTGAGATCCGCCTGCGCAGGATGCAGGAGCACATAATCTTCCTGTCTGGAGAGTTGGAGAG gGTGCGCAAGCACCACGAAGAGGAGAGGTTACAGAGACTGGTACAGGAGGAGGCTGTGAACTTTCTATGGGGTCAG CTTCAGTACATGCAGCAGTGGCAGCGTACTGTGGAGGCGCAGCTGGCCAGTGTGGCTCAGGCTGGGTCATCTCCTGCGCCAGCTCTGACACCCGGGCTCTGTGGCCCTCCAGCTCTTCGGCTCCCCCTGCCTGTGGCCTTCAGCACTGCAGACGCGGCCTGCACAGACCTCTCCTTCCCGGACTCGGGCTTCCAGTTCACAGGTGAACAGCAGGCGCGGCAGGAAGACACCTTCCTGAGCTGTGGGACGGGCGACTCTATGGAGACTGTGCGGGCGCTGGCCTTGGGGGGGTCCCTGGCTCCTGGTGGTGGGGGGGACAGTCAGGACTGCAGTCTGCTGGAGCAGTACCTTTCCTCTGTGCAACAGAGAGAGGCGGAGGAGGGGGGTGCCAGCGACAGAACAGGCACACCACagcccccctcacccctctcaccGGCCGAAATGGAACAGCCTGACTCCAACGCCCAGAGTGAAGACACAGAGCAGCAACACACACTGGGAGGTCCAATCTGA